TTGGGGGTAATCCCCGCCTCTTTTGCCGCCTCCGCAATCTTGTCGCCATGTTCGTCGGTGCCGGTTGTAAAGAAGGTGCGGACGCCCCGGAGGCGGTGGTAGCGGGCCATGACATCGGCGACAACGGTGGTGTAGGCGTGCCCGATGTGGGGCGAGGCGTTTACATAGTAGATCGGCGTGGTGATGTAAAAGGCGCTTTTCATAAATTCCTTCCTGAATTCATCTTTCATACAATAATCTTGACATCATGGGCCTTGTAAGTCATTTCTTTTCGGTCTTCCAGCATAACGACGACCTCTGACCGCAGGATATTCTGGCGGATTACCTTGCCCTGGCCATCGGCCGTCTGGACCATCTTTCCGGGTTTCGGCATCTCTTTTTTCAGACCGACGTAAGCGTCGTATTCGAATGCCAGGCAGCACATCAGCCGTCCGCAGAGGCCGGAGATTTTTTCGGGGTTGAGGGACATGTTCTGCTCTTTTGCCATCTTGACCGAAACACGGTCCATGTTGTGCAGGAAGCTCCCGCAACACACCTCCCGGCCGCAGATCCCCAGACCTTTTACGATCTTTGTCTCCTGCCGGGCGCCGATCTGTTTCAGCTCAATGCGGGTCCGGAATTTCTGCAGCAGATCCTTGACCAGATCCCGAAAATCGACCCGGCTTTCCGAGGCGAACGAGAAGACCATTTTGCTTTTGTCGAAGAGGCATTCCACCTCCACGAGCTTCATGGGGAGCCTCTTCTCGGAGATTCTGCCGGCGCAGTACCTCATGGCCTCTTTTTCCAACTTGCTGTTTTCCGCTCTTATTTGCAAATCTTCATCGGTTGCCGAACGCAGCACCTTTTTCAGATTATTCAAGCACCGGGAAGCGGAAAGGGTCTTTACGGCGTCAGCCACCATGCCAATCGCCGGGCCGTTGTCCGTGTCAACCAGAACGAGGTCGTCCCGCTGCAACTGCAGCTCTCCCGAATCGAAGCTGTATATCTTTCCCTCTTTTTTGAACTTAACGCCGATGATGGTTTTCAATGAGATTCACCTGAACTCTTAATCATTTTCATCCTTCTTTGTGACGGCAAGCCGCCATGAGTGCTTATCTGCTATGCGAGCCTAACCAGCATGGCCTCCAAAGTCAAGGTTTTGTTGGAATTTCTGGAGATGGCGTCCATGGCGCGTCCCACAACCGCCATATTTTTGAGAATCTCCCGTCCCGACAGGCGAGCGGCCAGGGCTGAAATAGCCGCCTCCCAGTCCTTGAACAGGAGCATTTCGCTTTCGCCTGTTTCTTTCAGGATCAGCGAGTCCCGATAGGCGTTTTGCATTATCTGGAGCCGTTGGGTTATCTCTTCCCGCTCTGTTCCCAAACGTCGGGCGAAGGCGAGCCTTTTTATCAGGTCTGCCGGGTCATCCTCGGCCAGTCGCTTCAATATTCCGTTGCGGACGGTCATGTAATCTTCCTTCTTCATCTCGATGGCGTCGCCGATGCTCCCGAGCGAGGCCGCGGCAATTGCATCCGCCTCGGCCTCGCCGAATCCCTGTTGTTCACGAAGGAAGCTGGCCACCTCTGTCTTCTGCAGCGGGGCAAAGCGCAAGGCTTGACAGCGGGAGAGGATCGTAACCGGCAGGGCGTGCGGTCGGGCGGAAGTCAGGATCAGGACGTTATCCGCCGAAGGCTCTTCCAATGTCTTGAGCAGGGCGTTTGCCGCCGGGGCGTTCATTTTATCGGCGTCCTGCAGGATAAAAACCCGTTTGCCATCTTCCGGACGAAAGGCCATCGTGGCCATTATTTCTCTTACCGCAGCAATTTTTATGAACTGGCCTTCAGCGACAATCTCAATAATATTGGGATGATTTTTATGCTCGGCCTTCAGGCAGGAGGGACAGACGTCGCAGGGGGGATCCGCGGCGGGGCAGTTGAGGGCCCGCGCGAACACCGAGGCAACCGTTTTCTTTCCGACCCCTTCTTTCCCGTAAAAAAGATAGGCGTGGGCGACCCTGTTTGCCGCCATGGCGCTCTTCAGGATCGCGAGTGGTTTTTTATGTCCGTATATCTGCTGGAATCTCAAATATCTTACCCTGTTGACATATGGAGGGGCGCGGCATGC
The sequence above is drawn from the Syntrophales bacterium genome and encodes:
- a CDS encoding stage 0 sporulation protein — protein: MKTIIGVKFKKEGKIYSFDSGELQLQRDDLVLVDTDNGPAIGMVADAVKTLSASRCLNNLKKVLRSATDEDLQIRAENSKLEKEAMRYCAGRISEKRLPMKLVEVECLFDKSKMVFSFASESRVDFRDLVKDLLQKFRTRIELKQIGARQETKIVKGLGICGREVCCGSFLHNMDRVSVKMAKEQNMSLNPEKISGLCGRLMCCLAFEYDAYVGLKKEMPKPGKMVQTADGQGKVIRQNILRSEVVVMLEDRKEMTYKAHDVKIIV
- the holB gene encoding DNA polymerase III subunit delta'; amino-acid sequence: MRFQQIYGHKKPLAILKSAMAANRVAHAYLFYGKEGVGKKTVASVFARALNCPAADPPCDVCPSCLKAEHKNHPNIIEIVAEGQFIKIAAVREIMATMAFRPEDGKRVFILQDADKMNAPAANALLKTLEEPSADNVLILTSARPHALPVTILSRCQALRFAPLQKTEVASFLREQQGFGEAEADAIAAASLGSIGDAIEMKKEDYMTVRNGILKRLAEDDPADLIKRLAFARRLGTEREEITQRLQIMQNAYRDSLILKETGESEMLLFKDWEAAISALAARLSGREILKNMAVVGRAMDAISRNSNKTLTLEAMLVRLA